A stretch of Homo sapiens chromosome 12, GRCh38.p14 Primary Assembly DNA encodes these proteins:
- the DHX37 gene encoding putative ATP-dependent RNA helicase DHX37 isoform X4 has product MGKLRRRYNIKGRQQAGPGPSKGPPEPPPVQLELEDKDTLKGVDASNALVLPGKKKKKTKAPPLSKKEKKPLTKKEKKVLQKILEQKEKKSQRAEMLQKLSEVQASEAEMRLFYTTSKLGTGNRMYHTKEKADEVVAPGQEKISSLSGAHRKRRRWPSAEEEEEEEEESESELEEESELDEDPAAEPAEAGVGTTVAPLPPAPAPSSQPVPAGMTVPPPPAAAPPLPRALAKPAVFIPVNRSPEMQEERLKLPILSEEQVIMEAVAEHPIVIVCGETGSGKTTQVPQFLYEAGFSSEDSIIGVTEPRRVAAVAMSQRVAKEMNLSQRVVSYQIRYEGNVTEETRIKFMTDGVLLKEIQKDFLLLRYKVVIIDEAHERSVYTDILIGLLSRIVTLRAKRNLPLKLLIMSATLRVEDFTQNPRLFAKPPPVIKVESRQFPVTVHFNKRTPLEDYSGECFRKVCKIHRMLPAGGILVFLTGQAEVHALCRRLRKAFPPSRARPQEKDDDQKDSVEEMRKFKKSRARAKKARAEVLPQINLDHYSVLPAGEGDEDREAEVDEEEGALDSDLDLDLGDGGQDGGEQPDASLPLHVLPLYSLLAPEKQAQVFKPPPEGTRLCVVATNVAETSLTIPGIKYVVDCGKVKKRYYDRVTGVSSFRVTWVSQASADQRAGRAGRTEPGHCYRLYSSAVFGDFEQFPPPEITRRPVEDLILQMKALNVEKVINFPFPTPPSVEALLAAEELLIALGALQPPQKAERVKQLQENRLSCPITALGRTMATFPVAPRYAKMLALSRQHGCLPYAITIVASMTVRELFEELDRPAASDEELTRLKSKRARVAQMKRTWAGQGASLKLGDLMAPWEPVSMPAAHPSFAKPTGCGTKP; this is encoded by the exons ACAAGGACACGTTGAAGGGAGTTGATGCAAGCAACGCGCTCGTTCTACcggggaagaagaaaaagaagaccaaAGCCCCTCCCCTGTCgaagaaggagaagaagcctCTGaccaagaaggagaagaaagtgcTGCAGAAAATCTtagaacagaaggagaaaaagagccAG CGAGCAGAGATGCTACAGAAGCTGAGTGAAGTCCAGGCTTCCGAAGCTGAGATGAGACTCTTTTATACCACTTCCAAGCTAGGCACTGGGAACCGCATGTATCACACCAAAGA GAAGGCTGACGAGGTGGTAGCCCCGGGCCAGGAGAAGATCAGTAGCCTCAGCGGTGCCCACCGGAAGCGTCGCCGCTGGCCCtcagctgaggaggaggaggaggaggaggaggagtcgGAATCGGAGCTGGAGGAGGAGTCGGAGCTGGACGAGGACCCAGCTGCTGAGCCGGCTGAGGCTGGTGTGGGGACCACCGTGGCACCTCTGCCGCCAGCTCCAGCACCCAGCAGTCAGCCCGTGCCGGCTGGGATGactgttcctcctcctccagctgcaGCCCCACCACTGCCCAGGGCCCTGGCTAAGCCCGCCGTCTTCATCCCCGTGAACCGCTCCCCGGAAATGCAG GAGGAACGGCTGAAGCTCCCAATTCTCTCCGAAGAACAAGTAATCATGGAGGCTGTGGCCGAGCACCCCATCGTCATCGTGTGTGGTGAGACCGGCAGCGGGAAGACCACACaggtgcctcagtttctctatgaAGCAGGCTTCAGCAG TGAAGACAGCATCATCGGTGTCACGGAGCCCCGCCGAGTGGCCGCCGTGGCCATGTCCCAGCGAGTGGCCAAGGAGATGAATCTGTCCCAGCG GGTCGTCTCCTACCAGATCCGGTATGAAGGAAACGTGACAGAGGAGACCAGAATCAAGTTCATGACGGATGGTGTGCTGCTTAAAGAAATCCAGAAG GACTTCCTGCTGCTGCGGTACAAGGTGGTGATCATCGACGAGGCCCACGAGAGGAGCGTGTACACGGACATCCTCATCGGCCTCCTGTCCCGCATTGTGACTCTCCGGGCTAAG AGGAACCTGCCACTCAAGCTGCTCATCATGTCGGCCACGCTGCGGGTGGAGGACTTCACCCAGAACCCACGGCTCTTCGCCAAGCCGCCGCCGGTCATCAAG GTGGAATCCAGGCAGTTCCCAGTGACTGTGCATTTCAACAAGCGGACACCGCTGGAAGACTACAGTGGCGAGTGCTTCCGGAAGGTCTGCAAGATCCACCGGATGCTGCCCGCAG GTGGCATCCTGGTGTTCCTGACGGGGCAGGCTGAGGTGCATGCGCTGTGCCGCAGGCTCAGGAAGGCTTTCCCACCCTCCAGAGCCCGGCCACAAG aaaaggACGACGATCAGAAAGACTCGGTGGAGGAAATGCGGAAGTTTAAGAAGTCAAGGGCCAGGGCCAAGAAGGCGCGGGCTGAG GTGCTGCCCCAGATCAACTTGGATCATTACTCGGTGTTACCGGCAGGCGAAGGCGATGAGgacagggaggcagaagtggatGAGGAAGAGGGGGCCCTGGACTCCGACCTCGATCTGGACCTGGGGGATGGCGGGCAAGATGGAG GTGAGCAGCCGGATGCCTCCCTCCCGCTCCACGTGCTCCCGCTGTACTCTCTGCTGGCCCCAGAGAAGCAAGCACAG GTCTTTAAGCCTCCACCGGAGGGGACTCGGTTGTGTGTTGTGGCCACCAATGTGGCCGAGACGTCGCTTACCATCCCTGGCATCAAGTACGTGGTGGACTGTGGGAAGGTCAAGAAACGCTACTACGACCGCGTCACTGGCGTATCCTCCTTCCGTGTCACCTGGGTCTCCCAGGCATCAGCTGACCAGCGAGCGGGCAGAGCAGGACGGACGGAGCCCGGCCACTGCTACAG GCTGTATTCATCTGCGGTTTTTGGTGACTTCGAGCAGTTTCCTCCTCCAGAAATCACCCGGAGGCCTGTTGAAGACTTAATCCTTCAAATGAAGGCGCTCAACGTTGAAAAG GTCATCAACTTCCCCTTCCCGACGCCCCCCTCCGTGGAAGCCCTTCTTGCCGCCGAGGAGCTGTTGATCGCACTGGGTGCCCTGCAACCGCCCCAGAAAGCAGAAAG ggtgaAGCAACTGCAGGAGAACCGGCTGAGCTGCCCCATCACTGCGCTGGGCCGGACAATGGCCACATTCCCCGTGGCACCCCGCTACGCTAAGATGCTGGCACTGAGCCGACAACACGGCTGCCTGCCCTATGCCATCACCATCGTGGCCAGCATGACGGTGCGGGAGCTGTTTGAGGAGCTGGACAG ACCAGCGGCCAGTGACGAGGAGCTCACCAGGCTGAAGAGCAAGCGGGCCCGGGTGGCCCAGATGAAGAGgacctgggcagggcagggggcttCTCTGAAGCTCGGCGACCTCATG GCGCCGTGGGAGCCTGTGAGTATGCCAGCTGCACACCCCAGTTTTGCGAAGCCAACGGGCTGCGGTACAAAGCCATGA
- the DHX37 gene encoding putative ATP-dependent RNA helicase DHX37 isoform X3 has product MGKLRRRYNIKGRQQAGPGPSKGPPEPPPVQLELEDKDTLKGVDASNALVLPGKKKKKTKAPPLSKKEKKPLTKKEKKVLQKILEQKEKKSQRAEMLQKLSEVQASEAEMRLFYTTSKLGTGNRMYHTKEKADEVVAPGQEKISSLSGAHRKRRRWPSAEEEEEEEEESESELEEESELDEDPAAEPAEAGVGTTVAPLPPAPAPSSQPVPAGMTVPPPPAAAPPLPRALAKPAVFIPVNRSPEMQEERLKLPILSEEQVIMEAVAEHPIVIVCGETGSGKTTQVPQFLYEAGFSSEDSIIGVTEPRRVAAVAMSQRVAKEMNLSQRVVSYQIRYEGNVTEETRIKFMTDGVLLKEIQKDFLLLRYKVVIIDEAHERSVYTDILIGLLSRIVTLRAKRNLPLKLLIMSATLRVEDFTQNPRLFAKPPPVIKVESRQFPVTVHFNKRTPLEDYSGECFRKVCKIHRMLPAGGILVFLTGQAEVHALCRRLRKAFPPSRARPQEKDDDQKDSVEEMRKFKKSRARAKKARAEVLPQINLDHYSVLPAGEGDEDREAEVDEEEGALDSDLDLDLGDGGQDGGEQPDASLPLHVLPLYSLLAPEKQAQVFKPPPEGTRLCVVATNVAETSLTIPGIKYVVDCGKVKKRYYDRVTGVSSFRVTWVSQASADQRAGRAGRTEPGHCYRLYSSAVFGDFEQFPPPEITRRPVEDLILQMKALNVEKVINFPFPTPPSVEALLAAEELLIALGALQPPQKAERVKQLQENRLSCPITALGRTMATFPVAPRYAKMLALSRQHGCLPYAITIVASMTVRELFEELDRPAASDEELTRLKSKRARVAQMKRTWAGQGASLKLGDLMVLLGAVGACEYASCTPQFCEANGLRYKAMMEIRRLRGQLTTAGKRREG; this is encoded by the exons ACAAGGACACGTTGAAGGGAGTTGATGCAAGCAACGCGCTCGTTCTACcggggaagaagaaaaagaagaccaaAGCCCCTCCCCTGTCgaagaaggagaagaagcctCTGaccaagaaggagaagaaagtgcTGCAGAAAATCTtagaacagaaggagaaaaagagccAG CGAGCAGAGATGCTACAGAAGCTGAGTGAAGTCCAGGCTTCCGAAGCTGAGATGAGACTCTTTTATACCACTTCCAAGCTAGGCACTGGGAACCGCATGTATCACACCAAAGA GAAGGCTGACGAGGTGGTAGCCCCGGGCCAGGAGAAGATCAGTAGCCTCAGCGGTGCCCACCGGAAGCGTCGCCGCTGGCCCtcagctgaggaggaggaggaggaggaggaggagtcgGAATCGGAGCTGGAGGAGGAGTCGGAGCTGGACGAGGACCCAGCTGCTGAGCCGGCTGAGGCTGGTGTGGGGACCACCGTGGCACCTCTGCCGCCAGCTCCAGCACCCAGCAGTCAGCCCGTGCCGGCTGGGATGactgttcctcctcctccagctgcaGCCCCACCACTGCCCAGGGCCCTGGCTAAGCCCGCCGTCTTCATCCCCGTGAACCGCTCCCCGGAAATGCAG GAGGAACGGCTGAAGCTCCCAATTCTCTCCGAAGAACAAGTAATCATGGAGGCTGTGGCCGAGCACCCCATCGTCATCGTGTGTGGTGAGACCGGCAGCGGGAAGACCACACaggtgcctcagtttctctatgaAGCAGGCTTCAGCAG TGAAGACAGCATCATCGGTGTCACGGAGCCCCGCCGAGTGGCCGCCGTGGCCATGTCCCAGCGAGTGGCCAAGGAGATGAATCTGTCCCAGCG GGTCGTCTCCTACCAGATCCGGTATGAAGGAAACGTGACAGAGGAGACCAGAATCAAGTTCATGACGGATGGTGTGCTGCTTAAAGAAATCCAGAAG GACTTCCTGCTGCTGCGGTACAAGGTGGTGATCATCGACGAGGCCCACGAGAGGAGCGTGTACACGGACATCCTCATCGGCCTCCTGTCCCGCATTGTGACTCTCCGGGCTAAG AGGAACCTGCCACTCAAGCTGCTCATCATGTCGGCCACGCTGCGGGTGGAGGACTTCACCCAGAACCCACGGCTCTTCGCCAAGCCGCCGCCGGTCATCAAG GTGGAATCCAGGCAGTTCCCAGTGACTGTGCATTTCAACAAGCGGACACCGCTGGAAGACTACAGTGGCGAGTGCTTCCGGAAGGTCTGCAAGATCCACCGGATGCTGCCCGCAG GTGGCATCCTGGTGTTCCTGACGGGGCAGGCTGAGGTGCATGCGCTGTGCCGCAGGCTCAGGAAGGCTTTCCCACCCTCCAGAGCCCGGCCACAAG aaaaggACGACGATCAGAAAGACTCGGTGGAGGAAATGCGGAAGTTTAAGAAGTCAAGGGCCAGGGCCAAGAAGGCGCGGGCTGAG GTGCTGCCCCAGATCAACTTGGATCATTACTCGGTGTTACCGGCAGGCGAAGGCGATGAGgacagggaggcagaagtggatGAGGAAGAGGGGGCCCTGGACTCCGACCTCGATCTGGACCTGGGGGATGGCGGGCAAGATGGAG GTGAGCAGCCGGATGCCTCCCTCCCGCTCCACGTGCTCCCGCTGTACTCTCTGCTGGCCCCAGAGAAGCAAGCACAG GTCTTTAAGCCTCCACCGGAGGGGACTCGGTTGTGTGTTGTGGCCACCAATGTGGCCGAGACGTCGCTTACCATCCCTGGCATCAAGTACGTGGTGGACTGTGGGAAGGTCAAGAAACGCTACTACGACCGCGTCACTGGCGTATCCTCCTTCCGTGTCACCTGGGTCTCCCAGGCATCAGCTGACCAGCGAGCGGGCAGAGCAGGACGGACGGAGCCCGGCCACTGCTACAG GCTGTATTCATCTGCGGTTTTTGGTGACTTCGAGCAGTTTCCTCCTCCAGAAATCACCCGGAGGCCTGTTGAAGACTTAATCCTTCAAATGAAGGCGCTCAACGTTGAAAAG GTCATCAACTTCCCCTTCCCGACGCCCCCCTCCGTGGAAGCCCTTCTTGCCGCCGAGGAGCTGTTGATCGCACTGGGTGCCCTGCAACCGCCCCAGAAAGCAGAAAG ggtgaAGCAACTGCAGGAGAACCGGCTGAGCTGCCCCATCACTGCGCTGGGCCGGACAATGGCCACATTCCCCGTGGCACCCCGCTACGCTAAGATGCTGGCACTGAGCCGACAACACGGCTGCCTGCCCTATGCCATCACCATCGTGGCCAGCATGACGGTGCGGGAGCTGTTTGAGGAGCTGGACAG ACCAGCGGCCAGTGACGAGGAGCTCACCAGGCTGAAGAGCAAGCGGGCCCGGGTGGCCCAGATGAAGAGgacctgggcagggcagggggcttCTCTGAAGCTCGGCGACCTCATGGTGCTGCTGG GCGCCGTGGGAGCCTGTGAGTATGCCAGCTGCACACCCCAGTTTTGCGAAGCCAACGGGCTGCGGTACAAAGCCATGATGGAGATCCGGCGCCTGCGGGGCCAGCTGACCACCGCAG gcaaGAGAAGGGAAGGATGA